AAAGCAATATTCTGGTATATGCAGTTTGAAAATTCTGACCTGATACAGGAAAGCACATAATGTTAGGACACTGTTTAAGATGTGTCATAATATACTTGATGAAAGGAGAGAGAACCTTGGAATGGCTCGATAGAATGATCAAGGATGGATTATCTTGGAGACAATATGAAGGGTGAAATTGATATTAATCAAGCAGCACAGGTTGTATGCTCACCTGTTCACCAGTAAAGATAATGGTGGTGACATATCACTTCTTGGGGCTACTCCCTTAATAAAACTCTTATATCGGAGCATGAAAGCGAAAGCTTGCTCCTGCTGATTGACTTAGTGTAAAATTATATGTGGATGAAAAATAAAAAAGAAATTGCCAAATTAAACTTGACAGTAACTGTAACTAAAATTTAGTTGCATATTTAAAGGAGTTTGATATAATAATAATATGAGTAAGCATGATAAGTTATTAAAAAGGCTTTTAAGCAGGCCCAGGGATTTCACATTTGATGAGTTAAAAACACTGCTTGGTGGGTTGGGTTATATTGAGGATAGCAAGGGGAAAACATCAGGAGCCCGGATTGCTTTTATCCATATTGACAAAAAACATATTATTAGGCTTCACAGGCCCCATCCCGGAAACGAATTAAAGCTATACCAGGTGGATCAGGTTATTGAAGCATTAAAAAATCAGGGGGTGATTGAATGAAGGATGTTTTAATTTACAAAGATTACATTGCATCAATACATTACAGTGCTGACGATGAAGTGTTTTTCGGACGCATAGAAGGAATAGACGATCTTATAAGCTTTGAGGGTCAAAGCGTTTCAGAACTGAAAGCTGCTTTTATGGAAGCTGTTGAAGATTATATTGAGACATGCAAGAAAAACGGTAAAAACCCAGAGAAGACATACAGAGGCAGCTTTAATGTTAGAATATCTCCTGAACTTCATAAGAAGGTAGCACAGCAGGCTTTATTAGAAAATGTATCTCTTAATCAGTTTATTGAAGATGCAATCCGGCAAAAAGTGATGCGGACCACGAGGTAAAAACTAAAGAACAGCTCAGGAACGAACCTGAGCTGTTTTATTTCCTGACGCAAAATATTTAAAGGAAACCCTGCCGGAGTTTGCATTTTGAAAGGGCGGGCAAATGAACAGTGTAAGAAACAATGCAGGTATGGAAGCATATGATTCCATTATTAAAGCCTGTGGTACCGTGGATGAAAAGTCAACTACTCCAAACAAGCAGTCCAAATACGTAAAAGCCATACTGCATAATCTTGAAGATGCTTGCGGAGCAGAAGTTGTCGCAAAGATAATGAAGCCTTGTGGCACTTGCCCATGTTTTTTATAGAAGGAACATTTCAATAGAGTTTAATAAATGAGTCATTTTTTTTGTTCATAGACTTTAATGCAGGGATTTTTGCATTAAGCATAATAATGGATTGGATTTATAATAACAATGGTAGAAGTATTTTATCAGGGATTTTGGTCCATTTCTGTACAATTTTTTTTGGCGAAATTTTGGGCCTGCCAGGTAATATAATGTATATTAGAACTATCATCCAGGTAATTATCGCTATAATGATTTTGATATTCTGGAAAGCAAAGCCCTCCATGAATGTTAATAAAGTTTAACAAGTTTATCTTAGGTAAGCATATGAAGCAGAATTAATAGATTTGGAAGCAGAATTAATTGGGCTTAATTTAATTAAATATCACTATCACCCTGCAAATTCTCTGTAATAAAGTTCAGAATAATATCCGTTCTTTTTCAGAAGTTCATTATGGGAACCTTCTTCCACTACTTTGCCGTCTTTTATAAAATAAATCACATCAGCCTTTTCAACCGTTGAAAGCCTGTGAGCCACTACTATACTTGTTTTTCCTACCATAAGTTTTTCCAGCGCTTCCTGGACCAGGTATTCCGATTCCGAATCAAGACTTGAGGTGGCCTCGTCCAGGAGCAATATGGGAGCGTTTTTCAGAATGGCTCTTGCTATTGCAATGCGCTGTCTTTGTCCACCTGACAAACGTATTCCTCTTTCCCCTACAACAGTATCATAACCATCGGGTTGCGCCATTATGAATTCATGAGCATTGGCATTAATGGCTGCGTTTATTACATCCTCCTCGTTTGCTTCATTATTGCCATAAAGTATGTTTTCTCTTATGGTTCCATTGAATATATATGCATCCTGCGGCACATATGCAACCTGATTTCTCAGTTCATCCAGGGTATATTCATTCAATCCCTTTCCGTTTATGGTCATTTCTCCTTCCTGCATTTCATAAAATCCAAGAAGGAGTTTTATTATAGTGCTTTTGCCTCCTCCGCTGTAACCTACAAGTGCTGCAATCTTGCCTTTTTCAACAAATATATTAAGACCGTTGACAACTTCATTTCCTTTACCATAACTAAAACTGCCATTTTTAATGGCAACTCCGTAATTGCCTCCTGTCCCTTTGGTAGAATATCTTTCTGGTTCAGCGGGCTGATTGAGAATTTCATAAACTCTGTCGCTTCCTGCAAAGGCTTTTTGCAATGTGGCACTCATTCTTCCCAATTCTACAATTCCCCATGTAATATTTCCTGATATGGAAAGACTGCCTACAAGACTTCCTGCCTCCATCATACCGATTAATACAAAATAAGCTCCAATTACACCCAGGCCTCCATATCCCAGCCATCCTACCAGAGCATTGCTGCTGTATAAAAAAGCTTCGGTCCTGTTGAATTTTATTTGTGCATTCAATACATCATTCATCTTATTTCTGTAAATGTTGAAAAATCTGTCTGACAGATTATATGTTTTTATTACGTTGAATCCTGTGACATTTTCGGTCATTTGCTCAGTCAATTCGGAATTTCTTTCATGTATTGCCTTGCTTCTTTCTCGCATGGGCATTCTGAATTTTGTATTAAAATACATTGTAAGTATACCCATTGCCACCATAAATAAGCCCAACCTGGTATCAAGCATCAATATATACGGAAGACTCATTGCAAGTCTTATAAAAAGCGCCACAAATTCCTGAAGGGAGGTTATGGCAGTCTGAACTGCGTTAATATCTTTATTTACCCTTGCAAGTGTATCTCCTGTGTGATGCTCCTCAAAATATCTTATAGGCATTTTCTGAAAATGATTGAAAAGACGTACTCTAAGCTGGTTCATGATAAGCGCTTCACATTTATTGCTCTGATATATTACTACCGGAAGCAGTATCCCACCGAATACAATAACAATCATCAATGAAACTGCGGCAAGGGACAAAGACCCCGGTGTTTTGTATATAAAATAGTCAACCATGCTTTTAAGAGCATATGAAAAGCTTATATTTAACATTGCATCTCCCAACCCTGTGGAAACTGCCGTCAAGGCCAACCTTGCCCTATTTCCTCCTATCAGGTTCCATACTTTAGAAATGTCTTTTATCAGCCTGTCCCTTTCCATTATGCAGTCACCTTCCCTTCATGTTCAAAAACCTGTCTGTTGTAAAGCTCGTAATATTTAGTTTTACGGTTTATAAGCTCCTCATGGGTTCCGCTCTCCACAATTCTTCCACTGTCAAGAACAAGAATTTCATCTGCATTTATAATAGTTGAAAGCCTGTGGGCCGTTATGAATACGGTTTTGCCTTCTTCGAGCCTTTCAAGTGCTTTTTGCACATAGTATTCAGCTTTTGTATCCAGTGCGCTTGTAGGCTCATCAAGTAATAAAACAGGTGCATTCTTAAGCATTGCCCTGGCTATTGCTATTCTCTGTCTTTGCCCTCCCGAGAGCTTCATCCCTCTTTCTCCCACCGGGGTTTTATAACCGTCAGTAAATTCCATAATGAAATCATGGGCATAAGCAGCTTTTGCGGCATTTATGACTTCCTCATCCGATGCCTGGGGATTTCCCAGCCTTATATTCTCCATAATGGTATCACAGAATAAATATACTTCCTGGGTAACTACCGATACCTGATTTCTCAGGGCCTTTAAGTTCCAT
This window of the Bacillota bacterium genome carries:
- a CDS encoding type II toxin-antitoxin system HicA family toxin, coding for MSKHDKLLKRLLSRPRDFTFDELKTLLGGLGYIEDSKGKTSGARIAFIHIDKKHIIRLHRPHPGNELKLYQVDQVIEALKNQGVIE
- a CDS encoding type II toxin-antitoxin system HicB family antitoxin, with protein sequence MKDVLIYKDYIASIHYSADDEVFFGRIEGIDDLISFEGQSVSELKAAFMEAVEDYIETCKKNGKNPEKTYRGSFNVRISPELHKKVAQQALLENVSLNQFIEDAIRQKVMRTTR
- a CDS encoding ABC transporter ATP-binding protein — protein: MERDRLIKDISKVWNLIGGNRARLALTAVSTGLGDAMLNISFSYALKSMVDYFIYKTPGSLSLAAVSLMIVIVFGGILLPVVIYQSNKCEALIMNQLRVRLFNHFQKMPIRYFEEHHTGDTLARVNKDINAVQTAITSLQEFVALFIRLAMSLPYILMLDTRLGLFMVAMGILTMYFNTKFRMPMRERSKAIHERNSELTEQMTENVTGFNVIKTYNLSDRFFNIYRNKMNDVLNAQIKFNRTEAFLYSSNALVGWLGYGGLGVIGAYFVLIGMMEAGSLVGSLSISGNITWGIVELGRMSATLQKAFAGSDRVYEILNQPAEPERYSTKGTGGNYGVAIKNGSFSYGKGNEVVNGLNIFVEKGKIAALVGYSGGGKSTIIKLLLGFYEMQEGEMTINGKGLNEYTLDELRNQVAYVPQDAYIFNGTIRENILYGNNEANEEDVINAAINANAHEFIMAQPDGYDTVVGERGIRLSGGQRQRIAIARAILKNAPILLLDEATSSLDSESEYLVQEALEKLMVGKTSIVVAHRLSTVEKADVIYFIKDGKVVEEGSHNELLKKNGYYSELYYREFAG